Proteins encoded by one window of Funiculus sociatus GB2-C1:
- a CDS encoding CmpA/NrtA family ABC transporter substrate-binding protein, whose amino-acid sequence MSQFSNQVSRRKFLLTVGASAVGSVLLKGCLGNPPEPGNGTLAQTTTGAAPAANISPEQAPETSKVKLGFVPIVESAPLIIAKEKGFFAKYGMAEVELSKQASWGSMRDNTEIGSAGGGVDGGQYQMPMPHLISEGIITKGNQKIPMYLLAQLNTHGNGIALASKHLGKGMSLKMNGATAFFNQLKSANTPFTAAHTFPQVNQDFWIRYWLGANGIDPDADMKLIPVPSAQTVANMKTGTMDAFSTGDPWPYRIVKDKIGFMAALTAEIWKNHPEEYLALRADWVDKNPKATKAILKGIMEAQQWLDNFDNRKEAVQILGSRNYFNLAPEILENPMMGKYDMGDGRVIDDKSMAPYYWKDEKGSVSYPYKSHDLWFITESVRWGFLPESTLANAKTIIDKVNKEDIWREAAKEAGIAAADIPTSTSRGVEEFFDGVKFDPENPTAYLQQLKIKKVKA is encoded by the coding sequence ATGAGCCAGTTTTCCAATCAAGTTTCCCGCCGCAAATTTCTCTTAACTGTTGGAGCATCTGCTGTAGGTTCTGTATTGCTAAAAGGCTGTTTGGGAAATCCCCCCGAACCAGGCAACGGCACTCTAGCACAGACAACTACGGGTGCTGCTCCTGCTGCTAACATCAGCCCAGAACAAGCGCCAGAAACTTCTAAAGTAAAACTAGGATTTGTCCCCATTGTAGAATCTGCTCCCCTAATTATTGCTAAAGAAAAAGGTTTCTTCGCTAAATACGGCATGGCGGAAGTTGAACTTTCCAAGCAAGCTTCCTGGGGTTCCATGCGGGATAACACCGAGATTGGTTCAGCCGGTGGCGGTGTTGATGGCGGCCAATATCAGATGCCAATGCCGCATTTGATTTCTGAAGGTATTATCACCAAAGGTAATCAAAAAATTCCCATGTACTTACTAGCTCAGTTGAATACTCATGGGAATGGAATTGCCCTTGCTAGCAAGCATCTAGGGAAAGGAATGTCATTAAAAATGAACGGCGCAACTGCATTCTTCAACCAACTCAAATCAGCAAATACTCCGTTTACAGCCGCCCATACTTTTCCTCAAGTTAACCAAGATTTCTGGATTCGCTACTGGTTAGGAGCAAACGGCATTGACCCAGATGCTGATATGAAATTAATTCCCGTACCATCTGCTCAAACTGTTGCCAACATGAAGACGGGGACGATGGATGCTTTCAGTACAGGTGACCCCTGGCCCTATCGAATTGTTAAAGATAAGATTGGCTTCATGGCGGCATTAACCGCAGAAATTTGGAAAAATCATCCTGAAGAATACTTGGCTTTAAGAGCAGATTGGGTTGATAAAAATCCCAAGGCAACTAAAGCGATTTTGAAAGGTATCATGGAAGCGCAACAGTGGTTAGATAATTTTGATAACCGGAAAGAAGCAGTACAAATTCTCGGTTCACGGAATTATTTCAACCTTGCACCAGAAATTCTTGAAAACCCAATGATGGGCAAATACGATATGGGCGATGGTCGTGTCATTGACGATAAATCAATGGCACCTTATTACTGGAAAGATGAAAAAGGTAGTGTTTCTTATCCCTATAAGAGCCACGATCTTTGGTTTATCACAGAAAGCGTCCGCTGGGGCTTTTTGCCTGAATCTACGTTGGCAAATGCTAAAACCATTATTGATAAAGTCAACAAGGAGGATATTTGGAGAGAAGCGGCTAAGGAAGCAGGAATCGCTGCTGCTGATATCCCCACCAGTACATCTCGTGGCGTTGAAGAGTTTTTTGATGGTGTCAAGTTTGACCCAGAAAATCCCACAGCTTACCTGCAACAACTGAAAATCAAGAAAGTGAAAGCTTAG
- the ntrB gene encoding nitrate ABC transporter permease: MTTLQRRPSTTSQNAWFSRLNKQFPDLIPPFIAIAIFLLVWQLFSWTPGATLPGPIQVVKDTWILIFWPFYDKGGTDKGLFWQILASLQRVAISYSLAAIIGIALGILIGTNKLMSKALDPLFQLLRTVPPLAWVPISLAALRQNEPAALFVIFITAIWPILINTAVGVKQIPQDYNNVAKVLQLSRKEYFFNILIPAALPYIFTGLRIAIGLAWLAIIAAEIVMSGIVGIGFFIWEAYQNNAVSEVILALIYIGVVGLVLDKAMAWIERRIVPEAQK, encoded by the coding sequence ATGACAACGCTACAAAGACGCCCTTCAACTACTTCCCAGAACGCCTGGTTCTCCCGCCTAAACAAGCAATTCCCCGACCTGATACCGCCATTTATCGCGATCGCTATCTTCCTCCTCGTGTGGCAGCTGTTTTCTTGGACTCCGGGTGCAACGCTACCAGGACCTATTCAGGTAGTTAAAGACACTTGGATACTAATTTTCTGGCCTTTTTATGACAAAGGTGGTACGGACAAAGGTTTGTTTTGGCAAATTCTCGCTAGTTTACAGCGGGTGGCTATTAGTTACTCCTTAGCAGCGATTATTGGTATTGCCTTGGGCATCTTGATTGGTACGAATAAATTGATGTCCAAAGCTTTAGACCCCCTCTTCCAGTTATTGCGAACTGTACCGCCTCTAGCTTGGGTGCCAATTTCTTTGGCAGCATTGCGCCAAAACGAACCAGCCGCCCTTTTCGTAATTTTTATCACCGCTATCTGGCCTATCTTGATTAATACAGCGGTGGGAGTGAAGCAAATCCCTCAAGATTACAACAACGTCGCCAAAGTTTTGCAGCTTTCACGGAAAGAATACTTCTTCAATATTCTCATTCCTGCTGCTTTACCCTACATTTTCACAGGTTTGAGAATTGCAATCGGTTTGGCTTGGTTGGCAATTATCGCAGCAGAAATTGTGATGTCCGGGATTGTCGGGATTGGCTTCTTTATCTGGGAAGCTTATCAGAATAACGCAGTTAGTGAAGTTATCTTGGCTTTAATCTACATCGGTGTTGTTGGTCTAGTGCTAGATAAAGCGATGGCTTGGATCGAAAGGCGGATTGTACCTGAAGCACAAAAGTAA